Proteins encoded together in one Chitinophaga lutea window:
- a CDS encoding OsmC family protein, which translates to MKIALQRIDDGFNMEAVDEQGHKVLMDSSVENGGKNNGVRPMQMLIMGLGGCSAIDVVMILKKQRQEIKDFRIEIEAEREKGKEPSLWEKAHIVFHLSGNIDADKAARAVELSMNKYCSVAETLRQGKTSLTWEVKLNS; encoded by the coding sequence ATGAAGATCGCTTTACAAAGAATAGACGACGGCTTTAACATGGAAGCGGTGGACGAACAGGGCCACAAGGTTTTAATGGATTCCTCCGTGGAGAACGGCGGCAAGAACAACGGCGTACGCCCCATGCAGATGCTGATCATGGGCCTGGGAGGCTGTTCCGCCATCGACGTGGTGATGATCCTCAAAAAACAGCGCCAGGAAATTAAAGACTTCCGTATCGAAATCGAAGCCGAGCGGGAAAAGGGCAAAGAGCCGTCCCTCTGGGAAAAAGCGCATATCGTGTTTCACCTCAGCGGTAATATTGACGCGGACAAAGCGGCGCGCGCCGTGGAACTTTCCATGAACAAATACTGCTCTGTTGCGGAAACCCTCCGCCAGGGCAAAACCAGCCTGACATGGGAAGTAAAGCTCAATAGCTGA
- a CDS encoding trans-sulfuration enzyme family protein translates to MKKKNKPTYHPETQAIRIQSERTSHMEHSGPLYLTSSFCYEDAEAMRAAFADETDAYIYTRFSNPSVQEFIDRMCALEGAESGFATASGMSAVFGSFMAFLKTGDHLLSSASVFGSTHTVITKFLPKWGIEHTYFDLTKPESVEALIKPNTKMIFVETPSNPGLDLVDLEALVSIAKRHNVIINVDNCFATPVLQKPLSLGVDLVTHSATKWIDGQGRVLGGIVLGRKELVNEVYAFCRSTGPALSPFNAWVLSRALETLHVRMERHSGSALALATALEGNPHLEWVKYPFLPSHPQHAIAKKQMSGGGGIVCFELKGGLERGRRFLDKLELLSLTANLGDSRSIASHPASTTHAKLSEAERLNVGITPGLIRISVGLEHIGDILQDVQQALEASK, encoded by the coding sequence ATGAAGAAAAAGAACAAGCCAACCTATCATCCGGAAACCCAGGCTATCAGGATACAATCCGAACGCACCTCGCACATGGAGCACAGCGGCCCGCTGTACCTCACTTCCAGCTTCTGTTATGAAGATGCGGAGGCGATGCGCGCTGCTTTCGCCGATGAAACGGATGCTTATATCTATACCCGTTTCAGCAACCCCTCCGTACAGGAGTTCATCGACCGCATGTGTGCGCTGGAAGGCGCGGAGTCAGGCTTTGCCACCGCTTCGGGCATGAGCGCCGTATTCGGCAGCTTTATGGCCTTCCTGAAAACGGGCGACCACCTGCTGTCTTCCGCCTCGGTGTTCGGTTCCACCCACACCGTGATCACGAAATTCCTGCCCAAATGGGGCATTGAGCATACGTACTTCGACCTCACCAAACCGGAAAGTGTCGAAGCGCTGATCAAACCCAATACCAAAATGATTTTCGTGGAAACGCCCTCCAACCCCGGCCTCGACCTGGTGGACCTGGAAGCGCTGGTCAGCATCGCGAAGCGGCACAACGTCATCATCAACGTCGATAACTGTTTTGCCACACCGGTATTGCAAAAGCCGCTTTCACTGGGCGTAGACCTCGTAACGCATTCCGCCACCAAGTGGATCGACGGGCAGGGGCGCGTACTGGGCGGCATCGTACTGGGCCGCAAAGAACTGGTGAATGAAGTGTATGCCTTCTGCCGCAGCACCGGCCCGGCTTTATCGCCCTTCAATGCCTGGGTACTGAGCCGTGCGCTGGAAACTTTGCACGTGCGTATGGAGCGCCACTCCGGTAGCGCATTGGCGCTGGCGACCGCACTGGAAGGCAACCCCCACCTCGAATGGGTGAAATACCCCTTCCTGCCAAGCCATCCCCAACATGCCATCGCGAAGAAACAGATGAGCGGCGGCGGCGGTATCGTTTGTTTTGAACTGAAAGGCGGCCTCGAGAGAGGGCGGCGCTTCCTCGACAAACTCGAACTGCTGAGCCTCACGGCCAACCTGGGCGACAGCCGCAGCATCGCTTCACATCCCGCTTCCACCACCCACGCCAAACTCAGCGAGGCGGAACGGCTGAACGTGGGCATCACCCCGGGTCTTATCCGTATCTCCGTAGGGCTCGAGCACATCGGCGACATCCTCCAGGATGTGCAGCAGGCGCTCGAAGCCAGCAAATAA
- the metX gene encoding homoserine O-acetyltransferase MetX, producing MSLQTFHSHQPFTLESGEVLPGLEIAYHTYGTLNRHADNVVWVCHALTANSDVADWWQGLIGDGRVIDPARHFIVCANILGSCYGTSGPLSTNPATGAPYYRSFPQVTIRDIVHAHILLRKHLGIEHIHLLVGGSMGGYQVMEWALIEPERIGKLFLLCTGAAESPWGIAVHTAQRLAIEADGSWEEAQPQAGAKGLKAARAIGMLTYRNYQTFVRTQSDPDKEKTDHFRASSYIQYQGDKLVKRFNAQSYWLLTKAMDSHNIARGRHDDITTTLRQITQRTLLIGITSDILCPPEEQVLLATHMYNTIYHEIDSPYGHDGFLIEFEKIGRILSRFLEQE from the coding sequence TTGTCGTTGCAAACCTTCCATAGCCATCAACCATTTACGCTCGAATCCGGCGAAGTATTGCCCGGCCTGGAGATTGCCTATCATACATACGGAACGCTCAACCGTCATGCGGATAACGTGGTATGGGTATGCCATGCCCTCACGGCCAATTCGGACGTGGCCGACTGGTGGCAGGGGCTCATCGGCGACGGCCGCGTCATCGACCCGGCGCGCCACTTCATCGTATGCGCCAACATCCTCGGGAGCTGCTATGGCACCTCGGGCCCGCTCAGCACCAATCCCGCCACGGGAGCACCCTACTACCGCAGCTTTCCGCAGGTCACCATCCGCGACATCGTACATGCGCACATCCTGCTGCGCAAACACCTCGGCATCGAACACATTCACCTGCTGGTAGGCGGTTCCATGGGCGGCTACCAGGTGATGGAATGGGCACTGATAGAACCGGAGCGCATCGGCAAACTGTTCCTGCTCTGCACCGGTGCGGCCGAAAGCCCCTGGGGCATCGCCGTTCATACCGCCCAGCGCCTCGCCATCGAGGCGGACGGTTCCTGGGAAGAAGCACAGCCCCAGGCCGGCGCCAAAGGCCTCAAAGCGGCCAGGGCCATCGGTATGCTCACCTACCGGAACTACCAGACCTTTGTCCGCACACAGAGCGATCCCGACAAAGAAAAGACGGACCATTTCCGGGCATCGTCCTACATCCAATACCAGGGCGACAAACTGGTGAAACGCTTCAATGCCCAGAGCTACTGGCTGCTCACCAAGGCGATGGACAGCCACAACATCGCCCGCGGCCGCCACGACGATATTACCACCACCCTGCGGCAGATCACCCAACGGACCCTGCTGATCGGTATTACCAGTGATATCCTTTGTCCGCCCGAAGAACAGGTATTGCTCGCCACTCACATGTACAATACCATTTACCATGAGATCGACTCTCCCTATGGCCACGAC